The following are encoded together in the Choristoneura fumiferana chromosome 4, NRCan_CFum_1, whole genome shotgun sequence genome:
- the LOC141427331 gene encoding RWD domain-containing protein 1: MDYNYEQTSEVEALDSIYYGDMQILETEPFHKFSIPIKSEGFDDGEGLACQLTFTYTSKYPDEVPIIEIENEENFDNIVDKEELLAHLMEQAKENLGMVMVFTLVSAGQEWLSDKWDCVKQEREEKVLAKIKADEEAEQKRFEGTRVTVESFLAWRKQFEIDMGIPAKREKELKGNNKLTGKELFLRDTTLNESDLKFLDDGDAVKVDESLFQDLDDLEISDEDDEDYVPGRSGSDSD, from the exons ATGGATTACAATTATGAACAAACCAGCGAGGTAGAAGCTTTAGACTCCATCTATTATGGTGATATGCAAA TTTTAGAAACAGAGCCCTTCCACAAGTTCTCTATTCCGATAAAGTCGGAAGGATTCGACGACGGAGAAGGGCTGGCATGTCAGCTCACCTTTACGTACACATCCAAATATCCCGATGAGGTGCCCATCATAGAGATTGAAAATGAAGAGAACTTCGATAACATCGTTGACAAAGAGGAATTGCTTGCTCATTTAATGGAACAG GCCAAAGAAAATTTGGGCATGGTGATGGTATTTACACTAGTATCGGCCGGCCAGGAGTGGCTGAGTGACAAGTGGGACTGTGTCAAGCAGGAAAGGGAGGAGAAGGTCCTCGCCAAAATCAAAGCAGATGAAGAGGCGGAACAG AAAAGATTTGAAGGTACCAGGGTCACAGTAGAATCTTTCCTGGCATGGAGAAAACAGTTTGAGATTGATATGGGTATTCCAGCCAAACGGGAGAAGGAGCTGAAAGGAAATAACAAACTCACTGGCAAAGAACTGTTCCTAAGAGACACAACACTCAACGAGTCTGACCTGAAATTCCTAGATGATG GCGACGCTGTCAAAGTGGACGAGTCCCTCTTCCAAGACCTGGATGACCTGGAGATATCGGACGAAGACGATGAGGACTATGTCCCGGGCCGCAGCGGCAGCGATAGCGACTAG